One genomic window of Ornithorhynchus anatinus isolate Pmale09 chromosome 10, mOrnAna1.pri.v4, whole genome shotgun sequence includes the following:
- the ACVR1B gene encoding activin receptor type-1B has protein sequence MCSCTSCNQANYTCETDGACMVSIFNLEGLEHHVRTCIPAVELVPVGKPFYCLSSEDLRNTHCCYSDFCNKIDLTVPSGHLKENEQPSTWGLVELVAMIAGAIFLFFIITIVIVSIFHHHQRVYHNRQRLDMEDPSCEMCLAKDKTLQDLVYDLSTSGSGSGLPLFVQRTVARTIVLQEIIGKGRFGEVWRGRWRGGDVAVKIFSSREERSWFREAEIYQTVMLRHENILGFIAADNKDNGTWTQLWLVSDYHEHGSLFDYLNRYTVTIEGMIKLALSAASGLAHLHMEIVGTQGKPGIAHRDLKSKNILVKKNGMCAIADLGLAVRHDSVTDTIDIAPNQRVGTKRYMAPEVLDETINMKHFDSFKCADIYALGLVYWEIARRCSSGGIHEEYQLPYYDLVPSDPSIEEMRKVVCDQKLRPNIPNWWQSYEALRVMGKMMRECWYANGAARLTALRIKKTLSQLSVQEDVKI, from the exons ATGTGTTCGTGCACCAGCTGCAACCAGGCCAACTACACGTGTGAGACGGACGGGGCCTGCATGGTCTCCATCTTCAACCTGGAGGGCCTGGAGCACCACGTCCGCACCTGCATCCCCGCCGTCGAGCTGGTGCCCGTCGGGAAGCCCTTCTACTGCCTGAGCTCCGAGGACCTGCGCAACACCCACTGCTGCTACTCCGACTTCTGCAACAAGATCGATCTGACCGTGCCCAGCG GACACCTCAAGGAGAACGAGCAGCCATCCACCTGGGGCCTGGTGGAGCTGGTGGCCATGATCGCAGGCgccatcttcctcttcttcatcatcaccatcgtcatcgTCTCCATCTTCCACCACCACCAGCGCGTCTACCACAACCGGCAGCGCCTGGACATGGAGGACCCGTCCTGTGAGATGTGCCTGGCCAAAGACAAGACCCTCCAGGACCTCGTCTACGACCTGTCCACCTCGGGCTCCGGGTCAG GGCTGCCGCTGTTTGTCCAGCGCACGGTGGCCCGGACCATCGTCCTTCAGGAGATCATCGGCAAAGGCCGGTTCGGAGAGGTGTGGCGTGGCCGGTGGCGTGGGGGCGACGTGGCCGTCAAGATCTTCTCGTCGCGGGAGGAGCGGTCCTGGTTCCGGGAGGCCGAGATCTACCAGACCGTCATGCTGCGCCACGAAAACATCCTCGGCTTCATCGCCGCCGACAACAAAG ATAACGGCACCTGGACCCAACTGTGGCTCGTCTCCGACTACCACGAGCACGGCTCCCTGTTCGACTACCTGAACCGCTACACGGTGACCATCGAGGGCATGATTAAGCTGGCGCTGTCGGCGGCCAGCGGGCTGGCGCACCTGCACATGGAGATCGTGGGCACACAGG GAAAGCCGGGCATCGCGCACAGGGACTTGAAGTCCAAGAACATCCTGGTGAAGAAGAACGGGATGTGCGCCATCGCCGACCTGGGCCTGGCCGTGAGGCACGACTCCGTCACCGACACCATCGACATCGCCCCTAACCAGCGGGTGGGGACCAAGCG GTACATGGCCCCCGAAGTCTTGGACGAGACCATCAACATGAAGCACTTTGACTCCTTCAAGTGTGCCGACATCTACGCGCTGGGGCTGGTGTACTGGGAGATCGCTCGCAGGTGCAGCTCAGGAG GGATCCATGAGGAATACCAGCTGCCCTACTACGACCTCGTGCCCTCTGACCCCTCCATTGAGGAGATGCGGAAGGTCGTGTGTGACCAGAAGCTGCGGCCCAACATCCCCAACTGGTGGCAGAGCTATGAG GCGCTGCGGGTGATGGGGAAGATGATGCGGGAGTGCTGGTACGCCAACGGTGCCGCCCGCCTCACGGCCCTGCGCATCAAGAAGACGCTGTCCCAGCTCAGCGTGCAGGAGGACGTGAAGATCTAG